One part of the Halopenitus persicus genome encodes these proteins:
- a CDS encoding GNAT family N-acetyltransferase, whose translation MTPNRFPEEVADDYPEPPIRFTDRTDRAIEVRAYDGSERERDALASMYEAFDPADRAQGIPPGHADEIRKWLSTILDADCYNVLAWHGDDVAGHATLVPPPDDDGEYELAIFVLQEYQEAGIGTRLIEALLGYGQADGVEAVWLTVERWNHAAVSLYEKIGFETSDAESFEIGMSLRLNPPGRAADDADADE comes from the coding sequence ATGACGCCGAACCGCTTCCCCGAGGAGGTCGCCGACGACTATCCGGAACCGCCGATCAGGTTCACCGACCGGACCGACCGCGCGATCGAGGTTCGCGCCTACGACGGGAGCGAGCGGGAACGCGACGCGCTCGCGTCGATGTACGAGGCGTTCGATCCGGCCGACCGCGCACAGGGTATCCCGCCGGGACACGCCGACGAGATCCGGAAGTGGCTCTCCACGATCCTCGATGCGGACTGTTACAACGTCCTCGCGTGGCACGGCGACGACGTCGCCGGCCACGCGACGCTCGTCCCGCCCCCCGACGACGACGGCGAGTACGAGCTCGCGATCTTCGTCCTGCAGGAGTATCAGGAGGCCGGCATCGGAACCCGCCTGATCGAGGCCCTGCTCGGATACGGCCAGGCGGACGGCGTCGAGGCGGTCTGGCTCACCGTCGAGCGATGGAACCACGCCGCGGTCTCGCTGTACGAGAAGATCGGCTTCGAGACCTCGGACGCCGAGAGCTTCGAGATCGGGATGTCGCTCCGGCTCAACCCGCCGGGCCGGGCGGCCGACGACGCTGACGCCGACGAGTAG
- a CDS encoding DHH family phosphoesterase, translating into MDEELIDDGSIPLSRRTRLPGAGFFYPDSLDEERAERRAEETLTGAEAVVIADGDADGLACAAMVRAQYDAALDVADFEADIADRIADESDADATGDAETDGDTDAAEGAEQSSDDVEEPHERSTVALLAAGPYSIDDSLERVLEYADPGIDLFVCDLCPDDFEWIADPLTGLVDHAASIRWFDHHQWDDETAAAVRSAGVDLVVGDSEEECTADVALRSLPHEFDDRWTELAAVTRDHDLWIKEDPRSDDLADYAYWTGAEEYVTVVGAYGADLPETVDRFLEHRRVEKRERIEAAVDRAVVHEVGDWSVAVTYGRCSQNEVAETLREQGADAAVIVKPAGSASIRGSDGFERAHEVAGRVNGGGHPKAAGCKPDIYDDMLDYANHWTTEGQAARKVILGAFEAVADEAAENAATEAAAE; encoded by the coding sequence ATGGACGAGGAACTCATCGACGACGGCTCGATCCCGCTGTCCCGCCGGACCCGGCTCCCGGGCGCGGGCTTTTTTTATCCCGACTCGCTCGACGAGGAGCGTGCCGAGCGCCGCGCCGAGGAGACTCTCACGGGTGCCGAGGCGGTCGTGATCGCCGACGGCGACGCCGACGGGCTCGCTTGCGCCGCAATGGTGCGTGCGCAGTACGACGCCGCCCTCGACGTTGCCGACTTCGAGGCCGACATCGCGGACCGCATTGCGGACGAGTCGGACGCCGACGCAACCGGTGACGCCGAGACGGATGGGGACACCGACGCGGCCGAGGGCGCCGAACAGTCATCCGACGACGTCGAGGAACCCCACGAGCGCTCGACGGTCGCGCTCCTCGCGGCCGGCCCCTACTCGATCGACGACTCCCTCGAGCGCGTCCTCGAGTACGCCGACCCGGGGATCGACCTGTTCGTCTGTGACCTGTGTCCCGACGACTTCGAGTGGATCGCCGACCCCCTCACGGGGCTCGTCGACCACGCCGCCTCGATCCGGTGGTTCGACCACCACCAGTGGGACGACGAGACCGCCGCGGCGGTCCGGTCGGCCGGCGTCGACCTCGTCGTCGGCGATTCCGAGGAGGAGTGCACCGCGGACGTCGCGCTCCGGTCGCTCCCCCACGAGTTCGACGACCGGTGGACCGAGCTGGCCGCCGTCACCCGCGATCACGACCTCTGGATCAAGGAGGACCCTCGCTCCGACGACCTCGCCGATTACGCCTACTGGACCGGCGCGGAGGAGTACGTCACCGTGGTCGGCGCCTACGGCGCGGACCTCCCCGAGACGGTCGATCGATTCCTCGAGCATCGACGCGTGGAGAAACGCGAGCGGATCGAGGCCGCCGTCGACCGGGCGGTCGTCCACGAGGTCGGCGACTGGTCGGTCGCGGTCACCTACGGCCGCTGTTCACAGAACGAGGTCGCCGAGACGCTCCGCGAGCAGGGTGCCGACGCGGCGGTGATCGTCAAACCCGCCGGCTCCGCGTCCATCCGCGGATCGGACGGCTTCGAGCGCGCCCACGAGGTCGCCGGCCGCGTCAACGGCGGCGGCCATCCCAAGGCCGCCGGCTGCAAGCCCGACATCTACGACGACATGCTCGATTACGCCAACCACTGGACGACCGAGGGACAGGCCGCACGCAAGGTCATCCTCGGCGCCTTCGAGGCCGTCGCGGACGAGGCGGCCGAGAACGCGGCGACCGAGGCCGCGGCCGAGTAG
- a CDS encoding universal stress protein, with translation MKVLLGIGGSDDSLRALERTVDRAVAAGDDLVVAVLENPDSDRTPEEVAEHVESTLADLEADVDVEVRLVEGDPGSRLVDIAEREGFDRIVLGGGQTSPMGKITLGSIAEFVLLNAKTTVTLVR, from the coding sequence ATGAAGGTCCTGCTCGGGATCGGCGGCAGCGACGACTCGCTTCGCGCGCTCGAACGGACGGTCGACCGCGCCGTGGCGGCCGGCGACGACCTCGTGGTCGCCGTGCTCGAGAATCCCGACTCCGACCGCACCCCCGAGGAGGTCGCGGAGCACGTGGAATCCACACTCGCGGACCTCGAAGCCGACGTCGACGTCGAGGTCCGGCTCGTCGAGGGTGACCCCGGCAGCCGGCTCGTCGACATCGCCGAACGCGAGGGATTCGACCGGATCGTCCTCGGCGGCGGTCAGACGAGCCCGATGGGGAAGATCACGCTGGGAAGCATCGCGGAGTTCGTCCTGTTGAACGCCAAGACGACCGTCACGCTCGTCCGATGA
- a CDS encoding universal stress protein codes for MFETIVIATDGSDSVRRAVDVALDLADRFDATVHALYVIDSGEVESSPDEVRDDLRDALDSRGREAIETVERDAAVPVETAVREGRPAAEISTYARDVDADVVATGTRGRHGENRFLIGSVAERVVRTCPVPVLTVRQLSGE; via the coding sequence ATGTTCGAGACCATCGTCATCGCCACCGACGGCTCCGACAGCGTGCGCCGCGCCGTCGACGTCGCGCTCGATCTGGCCGACCGATTCGACGCGACGGTCCACGCGCTGTACGTGATCGACAGCGGCGAGGTCGAATCCTCCCCCGACGAGGTCAGGGACGATCTCCGTGATGCGCTCGACTCCCGGGGTCGGGAGGCGATCGAGACGGTCGAACGCGACGCCGCCGTGCCGGTCGAAACCGCCGTTCGGGAGGGACGGCCGGCGGCCGAGATCTCGACGTACGCCCGCGACGTCGATGCGGACGTCGTCGCGACCGGCACCCGTGGTCGACACGGCGAGAACCGATTCCTCATCGGCTCGGTCGCCGAGCGCGTCGTCCGGACCTGTCCCGTCCCGGTCCTCACCGTCAGACAGCTGTCCGGCGAGTGA
- a CDS encoding excinuclease ABC subunit C — METREVRMRAADLPREPGVYQFQAGETTLYVGKAVDLRSRVRSYADPRSARIRGMVDRAETVDFAVTDTETQALLLEANLIKRQQPRYNVRLTDDKSYPLVQLTDHDVPRIAVTRNPEAGAIAYGPFTDKGRVETVVKALREVYGLRGCSDHKYEGRERPCLDYEMGLCSAPCTGEIDAEDYLEDVESVRRFFEGETGVLADPIEREMEAAAQEAAFERAANLRDKLEAVRAFHGDGEAAVSSRSADGTTDVLAAAIEGDAARVARLHSENGQLVDRSRHRLDRPSVEMEAGDGAVDGEAIGSNAGVGGTSPAAVLSAFLTQYYAERDLPDVVLLAERPTDDDVVGWLETQGISVRVPSAGREARLVELALKNARQRSGRDDELRALGERLGIDRPDRIEGFDVSHSGGRDVVGSNVCFVDGSAETGAYRRKKLPDRNDDYENVRELVRWRATRAVEGRDDRPDPDLLLVDGGEGQLGAAMDALSATGWDVPVVGLAKAEEIVITPDGPRDWPSDAPELHLLQRVRDEAHRFAVQYHQSLRDDVSTVLDEVPGVGPETRRRLLRRFGSVENVRSASLADLTDVEGVGEGTAETIRSRL; from the coding sequence ATGGAAACGAGGGAGGTCCGTATGCGTGCAGCTGACCTCCCGCGAGAACCGGGAGTCTATCAGTTCCAGGCCGGGGAGACGACGCTGTACGTCGGCAAGGCGGTCGATCTCCGAAGCCGAGTACGGTCGTATGCCGATCCGCGATCGGCACGTATTCGCGGGATGGTGGACCGGGCGGAGACGGTCGACTTCGCGGTCACCGACACCGAAACGCAGGCGCTTCTGCTGGAGGCGAACCTCATAAAGCGCCAGCAGCCACGGTACAACGTCCGGTTGACCGACGACAAATCCTATCCGCTCGTCCAGCTCACGGACCACGACGTCCCGCGGATCGCCGTGACGCGGAACCCCGAGGCGGGTGCGATCGCGTACGGTCCCTTCACGGACAAGGGTCGCGTCGAGACCGTCGTCAAGGCGCTTCGGGAGGTCTACGGACTGCGCGGCTGCTCGGACCACAAGTACGAGGGACGGGAGCGGCCGTGTCTGGACTACGAAATGGGTCTCTGTTCGGCGCCGTGTACCGGCGAGATAGACGCGGAGGACTACCTCGAGGACGTCGAGTCAGTCCGCCGGTTCTTCGAGGGAGAAACCGGCGTCCTCGCCGACCCGATCGAGCGGGAGATGGAGGCGGCCGCACAGGAAGCGGCCTTCGAGCGAGCGGCGAACCTCCGCGACAAGCTCGAGGCGGTCCGTGCGTTCCACGGGGACGGCGAGGCGGCCGTCTCCTCGCGGTCCGCCGACGGGACGACGGACGTGCTCGCGGCCGCCATCGAGGGAGACGCCGCCCGAGTGGCACGACTGCACAGCGAGAACGGTCAGCTCGTCGACCGGAGCCGCCACCGGCTCGACCGCCCGTCGGTCGAGATGGAGGCTGGGGACGGGGCAGTCGATGGAGAGGCGATCGGTTCGAACGCCGGCGTCGGTGGCACGTCTCCGGCCGCCGTGCTCTCGGCGTTCCTCACCCAGTACTACGCCGAGCGCGATCTCCCCGACGTCGTGCTCCTTGCGGAACGACCGACGGACGACGACGTCGTGGGATGGCTCGAGACGCAGGGCATCTCGGTGCGTGTGCCGAGCGCCGGTCGCGAGGCACGGCTCGTCGAGCTGGCGCTGAAAAACGCCCGGCAGCGAAGCGGCCGGGACGACGAGCTGAGGGCGCTCGGCGAACGTCTCGGCATCGACCGCCCCGATCGGATCGAGGGGTTCGACGTGAGCCACTCCGGCGGACGGGACGTCGTCGGGTCGAACGTCTGTTTCGTCGACGGGTCGGCGGAGACGGGAGCCTACCGGCGCAAGAAGCTCCCCGACCGAAACGACGACTACGAGAACGTCCGGGAGCTGGTTCGGTGGCGGGCGACCCGCGCCGTCGAGGGTCGCGACGACCGGCCGGATCCGGACCTGCTGCTGGTCGACGGCGGCGAGGGGCAGCTCGGCGCCGCGATGGACGCCCTCTCGGCGACAGGCTGGGACGTTCCTGTGGTCGGCCTGGCGAAGGCGGAGGAGATCGTGATCACGCCGGACGGCCCCCGGGACTGGCCGTCCGACGCGCCGGAGCTGCACCTGCTCCAGCGGGTCCGCGACGAGGCGCATCGGTTCGCCGTCCAGTACCACCAGTCGCTCCGGGACGACGTGTCGACGGTGCTCGACGAGGTACCGGGCGTCGGGCCCGAGACCCGACGGCGGCTCCTCAGACGGTTCGGATCGGTCGAGAACGTCCGGTCGGCATCGCTCGCGGATTTGACCGACGTCGAGGGCGTCGGAGAGGGAACAGCCGAAACGATCCGGAGCCGGTTGTGA
- a CDS encoding heavy metal translocating P-type ATPase, translated as MATCTLCDLPTPADPVTDPDVEGAFCCRGCLEVSRSLGGMADLEDAAADVDAAIGSTAADPGASGTGPVDTERSVDDLETTYLHVDGMHCATCERFLEVTAGRAEGVEAATASYATDTVRVDHDPDRIDDATLTDVLSTAGYEATDRRDRTEIEDDAVDVVRFLVGGGLFGMMAMLWYVLFLYPAYFGYDPLVDLGGLSGRYLFAQIWVFTSVVLFYTGFPILRGAYVSLRARQPNMDLLVSLAAGSSYAYSTLAMLVGRTDLYFDVTIAVILVVTGGGIYETRIKRRATGLLSELTAAMDDAARLADGDEVPIEDVEPGDRLRVLPGERVPLDGTIVEGTAAVDEALVTGESLPDTKRPGDAVRGGTVVTDAPLVVRVGPDATSTLDRLVELLWDVQSARSGAQRLADRLATVFVPLVVTVAVVVGLLRLATGAAPASAALVALTVLIVSCPCAFGLATPLAVAAGIREAAERGIVIASAAVFERAGSIDTVVLDKTGTLTDGEMRVLDVESLAGTTPADGTDDGTVDPVDADEVLARAATLEHASPHPIATAIVDQADPAGDQATGPTDRVADGGVLENAQGATAFETPAFGDGRHAGDDSTPPDVDANVRDRGVVGTIDGVEHRVGHPSLFDAWTIPDGVADRIDASRSRGNVPVLVGWNGAARGLIAVGDDVRDGWESVVSDLADRGLEIVVLTGDSPEAASRFETHPSIDRVFAGVPPEAKAETVSRLAETRSVAMVGDGSNDAPALAAATLGIAVSGGTDLAVDAADAIVLEDRLAAIPELFALIAGTNGRIRANLGWALVYNAVAIPLAVAGLLNPLLAALAMGSSSLLVVLNSSRSILDDP; from the coding sequence ATGGCCACCTGCACACTCTGTGACCTTCCCACGCCCGCGGATCCCGTCACCGACCCCGACGTCGAGGGCGCGTTCTGCTGTCGCGGCTGCCTCGAGGTCTCCCGGTCGCTCGGCGGGATGGCGGACCTCGAGGACGCCGCCGCGGACGTCGACGCCGCGATCGGATCGACCGCCGCGGATCCGGGTGCTTCCGGGACTGGACCCGTCGATACGGAGCGGTCCGTCGACGACCTCGAGACGACCTATCTCCACGTCGACGGGATGCACTGTGCGACCTGCGAGCGGTTCCTCGAGGTGACGGCGGGCCGGGCGGAGGGCGTCGAAGCGGCGACCGCGAGCTACGCGACCGACACGGTCCGCGTCGACCACGACCCCGACCGGATCGACGATGCGACCCTCACGGACGTCCTCTCGACCGCGGGCTACGAGGCCACCGACCGCCGCGATCGGACCGAGATCGAGGACGATGCCGTCGACGTCGTCCGGTTCCTCGTCGGCGGCGGTCTGTTCGGGATGATGGCGATGCTGTGGTACGTCCTCTTTTTATACCCGGCCTACTTCGGCTACGACCCCCTCGTCGACCTCGGCGGCCTCTCGGGTCGGTACCTGTTCGCACAGATCTGGGTGTTCACCTCGGTCGTGCTCTTTTATACCGGGTTCCCGATCCTCCGCGGCGCGTACGTGAGCCTTCGCGCCCGGCAACCGAACATGGACCTCCTCGTGTCGCTCGCCGCGGGCAGCTCCTACGCCTACAGCACCCTCGCGATGCTCGTCGGGCGAACCGACCTCTACTTCGACGTGACGATCGCCGTCATCCTGGTCGTCACCGGCGGCGGCATCTACGAGACCCGGATCAAGCGCCGCGCGACCGGCCTCCTCTCGGAGCTGACCGCCGCGATGGACGACGCCGCCAGGCTGGCCGACGGCGACGAGGTTCCGATCGAGGACGTCGAGCCGGGCGACCGCCTGCGAGTCCTCCCGGGCGAGCGCGTCCCGCTCGACGGAACGATCGTCGAGGGGACCGCCGCCGTCGACGAGGCGCTCGTCACCGGCGAGTCGCTCCCGGACACCAAACGTCCGGGGGACGCCGTTCGCGGCGGGACCGTCGTCACCGACGCGCCGCTCGTCGTTCGCGTCGGTCCGGACGCGACGAGCACCCTGGACCGGCTCGTCGAGCTGCTCTGGGACGTCCAGAGCGCGCGCTCGGGCGCCCAGCGGCTCGCCGACCGCCTCGCGACCGTCTTCGTCCCCCTCGTCGTGACCGTCGCCGTGGTCGTCGGTCTCCTCCGGCTGGCGACCGGCGCGGCGCCCGCAAGCGCCGCCCTCGTCGCGCTCACCGTGCTCATCGTCTCGTGTCCGTGCGCGTTCGGGCTCGCGACGCCGCTGGCGGTCGCCGCCGGGATCCGGGAGGCCGCCGAACGGGGGATCGTGATCGCCTCCGCGGCCGTCTTCGAGCGCGCCGGATCGATCGACACCGTCGTCCTCGACAAGACCGGAACGCTCACCGACGGCGAGATGCGCGTTCTCGACGTCGAGTCCCTTGCCGGCACGACCCCGGCCGACGGGACTGACGACGGGACGGTTGATCCGGTCGATGCCGACGAGGTCCTGGCTCGGGCCGCGACCCTCGAACACGCGTCTCCGCATCCGATCGCGACGGCGATCGTCGACCAGGCTGACCCGGCCGGCGATCAGGCGACCGGGCCCACCGACCGGGTTGCCGATGGCGGCGTCCTCGAGAACGCGCAGGGGGCGACTGCGTTCGAGACGCCCGCGTTCGGGGACGGTCGTCACGCCGGCGACGACTCGACGCCGCCGGACGTCGATGCGAACGTCCGTGACCGTGGCGTCGTCGGGACGATCGACGGGGTCGAACACCGCGTCGGTCACCCGTCCCTCTTCGACGCCTGGACGATTCCCGACGGAGTTGCGGATCGAATCGACGCCAGCCGATCGCGGGGGAACGTTCCTGTTCTCGTCGGGTGGAACGGTGCCGCCCGCGGCCTGATCGCGGTCGGGGACGACGTCCGCGATGGGTGGGAGTCCGTCGTTTCCGATCTCGCCGATCGGGGACTGGAGATCGTCGTGTTGACCGGCGACAGCCCGGAGGCCGCCTCGCGGTTCGAGACACATCCGTCGATCGACCGCGTGTTCGCCGGCGTCCCGCCGGAGGCCAAGGCGGAGACCGTCTCCCGGCTCGCCGAGACGCGGTCGGTCGCGATGGTCGGCGACGGCAGCAACGACGCGCCCGCGCTGGCGGCCGCGACGCTGGGGATCGCGGTCTCGGGCGGGACCGATCTCGCCGTCGACGCCGCCGATGCCATCGTCCTGGAGGACCGGCTGGCCGCGATCCCGGAGCTGTTCGCGCTGATCGCCGGGACGAACGGGCGCATCAGGGCCAACCTCGGCTGGGCGCTCGTCTACAACGCGGTCGCGATCCCGCTCGCCGTCGCGGGTCTGTTGAATCCGCTGTTGGCCGCGCTCGCGATGGGTTCGAGCAGCCTCCTCGTGGTGCTCAACTCCTCGCGGTCGATCCTCGACGATCCGTGA
- a CDS encoding b(o/a)3-type cytochrome-c oxidase subunit 1, with amino-acid sequence MTATADAPATASDDTAGGPESGSETFYDRFPDEARIVRATFLGAFLAFAIGTTFGIIQTLHRTGIARPFSSVDYYTFLTAHGVFLVLSFTIFFLVGVFTWALVRSLDRPLVNMRFSWTWYGLMATGMTLTGITILAGFTSAVDMSADVLFTFYAPLQAHPLFYGGLAVFLVGTWLAGLDWWRTYLAWRRENPDERIPLQTFMVLTTTIMWYVATSALAISVLFFLLPWSLGLIETVNPTLTRTLFWFFGHPVVYFWLMPAYLLWYTVLPSIAGGRLFSDPLARVVFVLFLLLSTPVGIHHQYLDPGIAEGFKFVAMTNTMFLLLPSLLTAFTVVASVEYGARVRGGTGLFGWLRTLPWRNPAFTGMMLAGLMFAAGGYSGMVNAGMNINYLIHNTIWVPGHFHLTVGTAVALTFMAATYWLWPQITNKPIYSKQIGLAQVVLWFVGMGLMSNAMHAQGLLGVPRRTAEPTYSGFEYGSAFGGYAELNLQVAIGGTILFASAVLFLSNVVLTMGNDRTDGLAETISEPISGAEDAPLVLDNIRLWGGIAVLLVLLAYALPIVAIIQRGGLLGPGGEAYPMVLDAVPILVDRAPNVLTTVVDRAPDAIALLADRTADALGGGRIGGWP; translated from the coding sequence ATGACCGCGACCGCGGACGCGCCGGCGACCGCGTCGGACGACACGGCCGGCGGACCCGAATCCGGTTCGGAAACCTTCTACGACCGGTTCCCCGATGAGGCACGCATCGTCCGGGCCACGTTCCTCGGGGCGTTCCTGGCGTTCGCGATCGGCACGACCTTCGGGATCATTCAGACGCTCCACCGGACCGGGATCGCCCGGCCGTTCAGCTCGGTCGATTACTACACGTTCCTCACGGCACACGGCGTCTTCCTGGTGTTGAGCTTCACCATCTTCTTCCTGGTGGGCGTGTTCACCTGGGCGCTCGTGCGGAGCCTGGACCGCCCGCTCGTGAATATGCGGTTCTCCTGGACGTGGTACGGGCTGATGGCGACCGGGATGACGCTGACCGGGATCACGATCCTCGCGGGGTTCACCAGCGCCGTCGATATGAGCGCGGACGTGCTCTTCACCTTCTACGCCCCGCTGCAGGCGCACCCGCTCTTTTACGGCGGGCTGGCGGTGTTCCTGGTCGGGACCTGGCTGGCGGGACTCGACTGGTGGCGGACCTACCTCGCCTGGCGGCGCGAGAACCCGGACGAGCGGATCCCGCTGCAGACCTTTATGGTCCTGACCACGACGATCATGTGGTACGTGGCGACGTCGGCGCTGGCGATCTCGGTGCTGTTCTTCCTGCTGCCGTGGTCGCTGGGACTGATCGAGACCGTCAACCCGACGCTGACGCGGACGCTGTTCTGGTTCTTCGGCCACCCGGTCGTCTACTTCTGGCTGATGCCGGCGTACCTGCTGTGGTACACGGTCCTGCCGTCGATCGCCGGCGGGCGACTGTTCAGCGACCCGCTTGCCCGCGTGGTGTTCGTGCTGTTCCTCCTGTTGTCGACGCCGGTCGGGATCCACCACCAGTACCTCGATCCCGGCATCGCGGAGGGATTCAAGTTCGTCGCGATGACGAACACGATGTTCCTGTTGTTGCCGAGCCTGCTGACCGCGTTCACCGTGGTCGCAAGCGTCGAGTATGGCGCACGAGTGCGCGGCGGAACCGGCCTCTTCGGCTGGTTGCGCACGCTGCCGTGGCGTAACCCGGCGTTCACCGGGATGATGCTCGCCGGGCTGATGTTCGCGGCCGGCGGCTACTCCGGGATGGTCAACGCCGGGATGAACATCAACTACCTCATCCACAACACCATCTGGGTCCCCGGCCACTTCCATCTCACCGTGGGAACCGCCGTCGCGTTGACGTTCATGGCGGCGACCTACTGGCTGTGGCCACAGATCACCAACAAGCCGATCTACAGCAAGCAGATCGGGCTAGCGCAGGTCGTCCTCTGGTTCGTCGGGATGGGGCTCATGTCCAACGCGATGCACGCGCAGGGGCTGCTCGGCGTTCCGCGCCGGACCGCGGAGCCGACGTACAGCGGGTTCGAGTACGGGAGCGCCTTCGGCGGCTACGCGGAACTGAACCTCCAAGTCGCCATCGGCGGGACGATCCTCTTCGCCTCCGCCGTATTGTTCCTCAGCAACGTCGTCCTGACGATGGGGAACGACCGAACCGACGGGCTCGCGGAGACGATCTCCGAGCCGATCTCCGGGGCGGAGGACGCGCCGCTCGTCCTCGACAACATTCGCCTGTGGGGCGGGATCGCGGTGCTGCTCGTGCTGCTGGCGTACGCCCTCCCGATCGTCGCGATCATCCAGCGTGGCGGCCTGCTGGGTCCCGGCGGCGAGGCGTATCCGATGGTCCTCGACGCCGTCCCGATCCTCGTCGACCGGGCCCCGAACGTCCTCACAACGGTCGTGGACCGAGCGCCGGACGCCATCGCGCTCCTCGCCGACCGAACGGCCGACGCACTGGGCGGCGGCCGGATCGGGGGGTGGCCGTGA
- a CDS encoding cytochrome c oxidase subunit II, whose product MHVHSYEKIWLALGLGLILLLIGSVTYGAVGPGVSMVAADQPTVDPTALDEDDRFAEPRVEQVGENEYEAYVVAFQFGFEPDPIVIPANSTVTFMVTSRDVTHGFEVVGTNANTMVIPGEVSTLTVETGGPTEYGVICNEYCGAAHHGMEATVEIVPQDEFEASNGADGAGDGGADGSDESGGDQ is encoded by the coding sequence ATGCACGTACACAGCTACGAGAAGATCTGGCTGGCGCTCGGGCTCGGGCTGATCCTGCTGCTCATCGGCTCGGTCACCTACGGCGCGGTCGGGCCGGGCGTCTCGATGGTCGCCGCCGACCAGCCGACCGTCGATCCGACGGCGTTGGACGAGGACGACCGCTTCGCCGAACCGCGCGTCGAGCAGGTTGGGGAAAACGAGTACGAGGCGTACGTCGTCGCCTTCCAGTTCGGCTTCGAGCCCGACCCGATCGTGATACCGGCAAACAGCACGGTGACGTTCATGGTGACCTCGCGGGACGTCACCCACGGCTTCGAGGTGGTGGGCACGAACGCCAACACGATGGTGATCCCGGGCGAGGTCTCGACGCTGACCGTCGAGACCGGCGGTCCGACCGAGTACGGCGTCATCTGTAACGAATACTGTGGTGCCGCCCATCACGGAATGGAGGCCACGGTCGAGATCGTTCCGCAGGACGAGTTCGAAGCGTCGAACGGCGCCGACGGGGCTGGCGACGGCGGCGCCGACGGGAGCGACGAAAGCGGAGGTGACCAATGA
- a CDS encoding DUF5807 family protein, whose product MSALDEFLAGERLEDVVLFVSDGFLDDDSRLRSIGTEREHGVLLVVDGERGRSAFQAGTGMDAMGFAKQAMGTDGTIARTLDGATCPAADGESANDSDGGHAISFIFAFAEAENEEVGGLYAEGDVVHAYAQCECGESFSHKWLVGERE is encoded by the coding sequence ATGAGCGCACTCGACGAGTTTCTGGCCGGCGAGCGGCTCGAGGACGTCGTGTTGTTCGTGAGCGACGGCTTCCTCGACGACGACTCCCGGCTCCGGTCGATCGGAACGGAGCGGGAACACGGCGTCCTCCTCGTGGTCGACGGGGAGCGGGGCCGCTCGGCGTTTCAGGCCGGGACCGGGATGGACGCGATGGGCTTCGCAAAGCAGGCGATGGGAACCGACGGAACGATCGCCAGGACGCTCGACGGGGCGACCTGCCCGGCCGCGGACGGCGAGTCGGCGAATGATTCCGACGGGGGCCACGCGATCAGCTTCATCTTCGCGTTCGCAGAGGCCGAAAACGAGGAGGTCGGCGGGCTGTACGCCGAGGGCGACGTGGTGCACGCGTACGCGCAGTGTGAATGCGGCGAGAGTTTCTCACACAAGTGGCTCGTGGGCGAGCGCGAGTAA
- a CDS encoding universal stress protein — protein sequence MATLDIDLVLAPVDGSDESQQAVEYAIAIAEEYGATVHAVYVLGEDVARGIETGAVDESTVATDTESFTEAIFDRADGTGVPVTTSIAYGFSTKVKTTHPGSVILDTAEEVDADFLVVPREPVSGDPGEVLEKAAEYVLLYASQPVLSV from the coding sequence ATGGCGACCCTCGACATCGACCTGGTGTTGGCCCCCGTGGACGGCAGCGACGAGTCACAGCAGGCGGTCGAGTACGCGATCGCGATCGCCGAGGAGTACGGCGCGACCGTCCACGCGGTGTACGTCCTCGGCGAGGACGTGGCTCGGGGGATCGAGACCGGGGCCGTCGACGAATCGACGGTCGCGACCGATACGGAATCGTTCACCGAGGCGATCTTCGACCGGGCAGACGGAACGGGCGTCCCCGTGACGACCTCCATCGCGTACGGCTTCTCGACGAAGGTGAAGACGACCCATCCGGGAAGCGTCATCCTCGACACCGCCGAGGAGGTCGACGCCGACTTCCTCGTGGTCCCGCGGGAGCCGGTCTCCGGGGACCCGGGCGAGGTGCTCGAGAAGGCGGCCGAGTACGTGCTGTTGTACGCGAGTCAGCCGGTCCTGTCGGTCTAA